The genomic segment ATCCTGCGCCAAAAAGGAAAGCCTGTGGGCGAAATCACCGCGGAGGTGCGCGCCTTCGTCGCGGATCTTTTCGACACGATGTATGAAGCGAAAGGCATCGGCCTGGCCGCCCAACAGGCGGGACGCGCCTGGCAGATCTTCATCATCGACGTGCGCGGCGTCACCGACCGCCCTTCCACCATCGAGTGGGAGGGCCACCCTCCAGAAGTCGAACGATGCATGCCGCTCGTCTTTATCGATCCCAAAGTCCGCCCCCTGGGCGCCGAGGCGGCCGGTCCGGAAGGCTGCCTGAGTTTTCCGGAACTTTATGCGGACATTTCGCGTCCGGAATCCACGGAGGTGGAAGCCAGGGACTTGGATGGCAATCCATTCCGCTTCCGTTGCGGAGGGTTATTGGCCAGGGCGATTCAGCATGAGTATGATCATTTGCAGGGTGTCCTTTTCATCGATCGCATGTCGAGAAAGACGCGCGAGGAATTGAAAGCGGACATCGACGAGATTCAGGCCGAAACGAAACGCCGGATCAAAGGCGCGGGATGAACCCGGCGCGGGTTGACGCCATCAAAGCCATCCTGCCGCGCACCATGCTGGCGGACTGGGTTCGCCTCGGTTCGCGTCTGGCGCGACTGTTGAAGGACACGCGCCACACGGGTCACCACGAGGAAATGCTCGATCGACTGTGGGCGGAAGCGCTCGCCTCACGCGACCGCCGGGCACGGCGCGCAGCCACGCCGCTGACCCTCGATTATCCTGCCGATCTTCCCATCACCGCGCGCAAGGACGAGATCGTGGACGCGCT from the Verrucomicrobiota bacterium genome contains:
- the def gene encoding peptide deformylase; this encodes MIRPVVHYGEPILRQKGKPVGEITAEVRAFVADLFDTMYEAKGIGLAAQQAGRAWQIFIIDVRGVTDRPSTIEWEGHPPEVERCMPLVFIDPKVRPLGAEAAGPEGCLSFPELYADISRPESTEVEARDLDGNPFRFRCGGLLARAIQHEYDHLQGVLFIDRMSRKTREELKADIDEIQAETKRRIKGAG